In Candidatus Nealsonbacteria bacterium DGGOD1a, one DNA window encodes the following:
- a CDS encoding IS30 family transposase, producing MKKQIRKKRKKKRHFRHLKQTDRDRIEALLNAGHKQEEVAKILDFDASAISREMKRKRKNGKYSALTAQLKARAKRLNSKHPGMKVEQYPELREQIIKGLKDHRSPDEIAGRMKREKQNPRVGANAIYKWLYSAWGQAYCPLLCTKRYHPRKQKKKTKREMIPNRISIKKRPKRGIHAEGDLFVSPTKTGSQNSGAIICVPASKLLAGTMIESKKPAVMRLAVKSMLLDLSIDDLTXDNGIENKEHEQFGLPAYFCDPHSPWQKPHVXNGIGLVRRWFIPKKTDLKNISEERFQDCLHILNGKYRKSLGYRSAYEVSLKCGIIQKIPR from the coding sequence ATGAAAAAACAAATCCGCAAAAAACGAAAAAAGAAGCGGCATTTTCGCCATTTGAAGCAAACCGACCGGGATCGAATCGAAGCGCTGTTGAATGCCGGCCACAAACAAGAGGAAGTTGCCAAAATACTTGATTTTGATGCCAGCGCCATCAGCCGGGAGATGAAAAGAAAACGCAAGAACGGCAAATACTCGGCGCTGACCGCCCAGCTGAAAGCAAGAGCGAAAAGATTAAACAGCAAGCATCCGGGAATGAAGGTTGAGCAATATCCGGAGTTAAGGGAACAAATCATCAAAGGGTTGAAAGACCACCGCTCCCCGGATGAGATCGCCGGGCGGATGAAGCGTGAAAAGCAAAACCCGCGGGTCGGCGCCAATGCCATCTACAAATGGCTGTACAGCGCTTGGGGCCAGGCATATTGCCCGCTTCTTTGCACCAAGCGATATCATCCGCGCAAACAGAAAAAGAAAACCAAAAGAGAAATGATTCCTAATCGTATTTCCATCAAAAAGAGGCCAAAGCGAGGAATCCACGCCGAAGGCGATCTGTTTGTTTCGCCGACCAAAACCGGCAGCCAAAACAGCGGCGCAATCATTTGCGTTCCAGCCTCGAAACTGCTTGCCGGCACGATGATTGAAAGCAAAAAACCGGCCGTAATGAGGCTGGCCGTTAAAAGCATGTTGTTGGATTTGAGCATTGATGATCTGACTTTNGACAATGGCATCGAAAACAAAGAGCACGAACAATTCGGATTGCCAGCGTATTTCTGCGACCCTCACAGTCCCTGGCAGAAACCACATGTAGANAATGGCATCGGGCTTGTCCGCCGCTGGTTTATCCCCAAAAAAACCGATTTGAAAAACATCTCCGAGGAAAGATTCCAAGATTGCCTGCATATCCTTAACGGCAAATACCGGAAATCGCTGGGATACCGCTCCGCCTACGAAGTTTCGCTGAAATGTGGTATCATACAAAAAATCCCGCGCTGA
- the miaA gene encoding tRNA (adenosine(37)-N6)-dimethylallyltransferase MiaA: MKNKLIVIVGPNASGKSEVAVIIARKFNGEVISADSRQVYKGMNIGSGKITKKEMMGVRHHLLDVAACRSVFTVTRYRKLALAAIKKIQKSGKIPILCGGTGFYIQSVIDGIIIPEVKPDWKLRKNLEQKTVAELFGILKKLDPRRARTIESKNPRRLIRAIEIVKTTKKPVPELKKQPLPYPILIIGIKRSETELKKLIAKRTEKRLKAGMAGEVKKLKESGLSWNKLESFGLEYRACAQFLQKKITRAEMIENIKKEDWQYAKRQIMWFKRDTRVKWTKNKTQAATLAKKYMAK, encoded by the coding sequence ATGAAAAATAAACTGATTGTTATCGTCGGGCCGAACGCTTCGGGAAAATCGGAAGTCGCCGTGATTATCGCCAGAAAATTCAACGGCGAGGTGATTTCGGCCGATTCGCGCCAAGTTTACAAAGGTATGAACATCGGCTCGGGGAAAATCACCAAAAAAGAAATGATGGGCGTTCGCCATCATCTTTTGGATGTGGCCGCTTGCCGCTCGGTTTTTACGGTTACGCGCTACCGCAAGCTGGCGCTGGCGGCGATAAAAAAGATACAAAAATCGGGCAAAATCCCGATTCTCTGCGGCGGCACCGGCTTTTACATTCAATCGGTCATCGACGGTATTATCATCCCCGAAGTGAAACCCGATTGGAAGTTGAGAAAAAATCTTGAACAAAAAACCGTTGCCGAACTTTTCGGAATTTTAAAAAAACTCGATCCGCGGCGGGCCAGAACCATCGAATCAAAAAATCCGCGGCGGCTCATCCGCGCCATTGAAATCGTTAAAACCACGAAAAAACCCGTGCCGGAACTGAAAAAACAGCCTCTGCCCTATCCGATTTTAATCATCGGCATTAAAAGAAGCGAAACCGAATTGAAAAAACTCATTGCCAAGCGCACGGAAAAACGCTTGAAAGCGGGAATGGCCGGCGAAGTTAAAAAACTCAAAGAATCCGGTCTGTCATGGAATAAATTGGAATCGTTCGGCTTGGAATACCGCGCCTGCGCGCAATTTTTACAAAAAAAAATCACCCGGGCCGAAATGATCGAAAATATCAAAAAAGAAGACTGGCAGTACGCCAAACGCCAGATAATGTGGTTCAAGCGCGATACGCGCGTGAAATGGACAAAAAACAAAACTCAAGCGGCAACACTGGCAAAAAAGTATATGGCAAAATAA
- a CDS encoding MiaB/RimO family radical SAM methylthiotransferase, with amino-acid sequence MNYFIQIFGCQMNISDAERIAGLFESFGIKETATAETADIFVAVMCSVRQMAADRVFGLEQKIKSAKRRNKKFIAILTGCVVESDKSRFAGFFDHILDIKTLNDWPKTLNLRGTCVGPTHANLRGSDPRKSRETGLRENDYFCAPPKRGSKFSALIPISKGCDNYCSYCVVPYTRGPLASRPAEDILAEIKSAVKNGAKEIWLLGQNVNNYHFKEVDFADLLRLANDVPGQFWIRFTSPHPKDFDAAAVNAMAQCAKVTPYLNLPIQSGDNAILKAMARPYTVEKYKELVKKIRAAFKKYRAGLEKEIAISTDVIVGFPGETKTQFNNTAKAFNMIKYDMAYIAQYSKRAGTAAAKLDDNVPKMEKKRREDSINDIVKITALNHNKKYVGKTVEVMIETIKNEIFALGKTRHYKTVKFRIEKNEIKPGDIVKVKITKAQSFGLMGALAKNEK; translated from the coding sequence ATGAATTATTTTATCCAAATTTTTGGATGCCAAATGAATATCTCCGACGCCGAGCGTATCGCCGGGCTTTTTGAATCGTTTGGAATAAAAGAAACCGCGACCGCGGAAACGGCCGATATTTTTGTGGCGGTAATGTGTTCGGTGCGGCAGATGGCCGCGGACCGCGTTTTCGGATTGGAGCAAAAAATCAAATCGGCCAAAAGGAGAAACAAAAAATTTATCGCGATTTTGACCGGTTGCGTGGTGGAAAGCGACAAATCCCGTTTTGCCGGATTTTTTGATCACATTCTTGACATCAAAACTTTAAACGACTGGCCGAAGACATTAAACCTCCGTGGAACTTGCGTGGGTCCGACCCACGCAAACTTGCGTGGGTCCGACCCACGCAAATCACGCGAAACAGGCTTGCGCGAAAATGATTATTTTTGCGCGCCGCCCAAACGCGGGTCAAAATTCAGCGCGCTGATTCCGATTTCCAAGGGATGCGACAATTATTGCTCATATTGCGTGGTTCCCTACACGCGCGGCCCGCTGGCGTCCCGACCGGCCGAAGACATTTTGGCCGAAATCAAATCGGCGGTGAAAAACGGCGCCAAAGAAATTTGGCTGTTGGGACAAAATGTCAATAATTATCATTTTAAAGAAGTTGATTTCGCCGATCTTTTGCGTTTGGCCAACGATGTCCCCGGACAATTTTGGATTCGTTTCACTTCGCCCCATCCCAAGGATTTTGACGCCGCCGCGGTCAATGCGATGGCACAGTGCGCCAAAGTTACTCCGTATCTCAACTTGCCGATCCAAAGCGGCGACAACGCGATTCTGAAGGCAATGGCGCGGCCTTACACTGTTGAAAAGTACAAAGAATTGGTAAAAAAGATCCGCGCCGCGTTTAAAAAATATCGCGCCGGTTTGGAAAAAGAAATCGCGATTTCCACCGATGTGATCGTGGGCTTCCCCGGCGAAACCAAAACGCAATTTAACAACACCGCCAAAGCGTTTAATATGATAAAATACGATATGGCTTATATCGCCCAGTATTCAAAACGAGCCGGCACGGCCGCGGCAAAATTGGACGACAATGTTCCAAAAATGGAAAAAAAACGGCGCGAAGATTCGATCAACGATATTGTGAAAATCACCGCTTTAAACCATAATAAAAAATATGTCGGAAAAACGGTTGAAGTTATGATCGAAACGATTAAAAACGAAATATTCGCGCTGGGTAAAACCCGCCACTATAAAACCGTTAAATTCCGGATTGAGAAAAACGAAATTAAACCGGGCGATATCGTTAAAGTCAAAATAACCAAAGCGCAATCATTCGGGCTTATGGGCGCGCTGGCCAAAAATGAAAAATAA
- a CDS encoding DNA polymerase III subunit alpha — MKFSHLHVHSHYSLLDGLAQIDPLLDKVKALGMDSVAITDHGNMYGAVEFYKKAKARGIKPIIGCEVYVAIEGRGQKRPQIDDARYHLVLLAKNDLGYRNLVKLVTKAHLEGFYYKPRVDEELLAQYGQGLIAMTACVQGKIPRQIISKKMDEALATTLRYESFFGKGNFFLELQCHKNIPEQETANAGLIEIGKKTGIGLVATNDCHYLDAADAEAQDILMLINTGADINDENRLTMKHEDFSMKSAEQMAEEFKDFPEALKNTQKIVDLCEFEFELKKTKLPRFTPPEGETTEQYLRRLCVGGLKQRFGENPSKEVIDRFEYEFNVIKQLGYIEYFLIVQDFVNWAKNNRIVVGPGRGSAAGSLVSYLLNITELDPLQYGLLFERFLNPGRSAVSLPDIDMDFADRRRPEVIDYVGQKYGRDHVAQIITFGTMAARAVVRDVGRVLQYPYSYCDKMAKMIPLGMDLKESLEKADDLKMLVAGDEKARHLIDFAKKLEGCARHASTHACGVVISPIALDEIVPVQHPTADDNGLVSQYELHAIEDMGLLKMDFLGLKNLTIIEDTLSRIYIVHKTNLELKSIPMNDRDSYALMARGDTVGVFQLESAGMQRYLKQLKPTQFEDIIAMVALYRPGPMQFIPQFIEGKNGLSIPNYLHPKLESILGPTYGIILYQEQTMRIAQELAGFSMAEADTLRKAIGKKIKELMMSSKQKFIDGCQKNNISKKIAQEIWSWIEPSADYSFNKSHAACYAMVAYQTAYLKAHYPVEFMAALITSEKNDVERVGYLIGECKNMGIEVLAPDINESFYGFTVIPGAGKIRFGLSAVKNVGENIVTEIVGNRKANGQFSDIFDFVKRINPKLINRKSLEALIKAGAFDNMAERNTLLFNIEKLLEIGRENEKTKSNGQRDLFGGMGGGQSKAASYSLAAAKIATDAEKLGWEKELLGLFVTSHPLESKEYREKMDNKCLKITRVKENPAARLVKIGGMISTVKKIITKTGKPMLFMNLEDLTDKIEVVVFASAMEKNPAAFAESKVVFVYGRVDNRDGETKIVADTVEEVLLI; from the coding sequence ATGAAATTTTCGCATCTGCATGTCCATTCTCATTACAGCCTGCTTGACGGACTGGCGCAAATCGACCCCCTGCTGGACAAAGTCAAAGCTTTGGGCATGGATTCGGTTGCCATCACCGACCACGGCAATATGTACGGCGCGGTGGAATTCTACAAAAAAGCAAAAGCGCGCGGCATCAAACCGATCATCGGCTGCGAAGTCTATGTGGCGATTGAAGGCCGCGGCCAAAAACGGCCGCAAATCGACGACGCGCGCTACCATCTGGTTTTGCTGGCGAAAAACGACCTCGGATACCGAAACCTCGTTAAATTGGTAACCAAAGCTCATTTGGAGGGTTTTTATTACAAACCGCGCGTGGACGAAGAATTGCTCGCTCAATACGGACAGGGTTTGATCGCGATGACCGCCTGCGTTCAGGGAAAAATTCCGCGCCAAATAATCTCCAAAAAAATGGACGAAGCGCTTGCCACAACTCTTCGCTACGAAAGCTTTTTTGGCAAAGGAAATTTTTTTCTCGAACTGCAATGTCACAAAAACATTCCCGAGCAAGAAACCGCCAACGCCGGTTTGATCGAAATCGGCAAAAAAACCGGCATCGGCCTGGTGGCCACCAACGACTGCCATTATTTGGACGCGGCTGACGCCGAAGCCCAGGATATTCTGATGCTCATCAATACCGGCGCCGACATTAACGACGAAAACCGACTGACAATGAAGCATGAGGATTTCTCGATGAAAAGCGCCGAACAGATGGCCGAGGAATTTAAAGACTTTCCCGAAGCGCTCAAAAACACGCAAAAAATCGTTGATCTCTGCGAATTTGAATTTGAGCTCAAGAAAACCAAACTGCCGCGGTTTACTCCGCCGGAAGGAGAAACCACCGAACAATATCTGCGCCGCCTGTGCGTCGGCGGTTTAAAACAGCGTTTCGGGGAAAATCCTTCCAAGGAAGTCATCGATCGTTTTGAATACGAATTCAATGTCATTAAACAGCTCGGTTATATTGAATATTTTTTGATCGTGCAGGATTTCGTAAACTGGGCCAAAAATAACCGGATTGTGGTCGGACCCGGACGCGGATCGGCGGCCGGATCGCTGGTGTCCTACCTATTGAACATCACCGAGTTGGATCCCCTGCAATATGGCTTGTTGTTTGAGCGTTTTTTAAACCCCGGAAGATCGGCCGTATCCTTGCCGGATATCGATATGGATTTTGCCGACCGGAGGCGTCCGGAAGTAATCGATTATGTCGGCCAAAAATACGGCCGCGATCATGTGGCGCAAATCATTACTTTCGGAACCATGGCCGCGCGGGCCGTGGTGCGCGATGTGGGCCGGGTTTTGCAGTATCCCTACAGCTATTGCGATAAAATGGCCAAGATGATTCCTCTGGGAATGGATTTGAAAGAATCTTTGGAGAAAGCCGATGATCTGAAAATGCTGGTGGCCGGCGACGAAAAAGCGCGGCATTTGATAGATTTCGCGAAAAAGCTTGAGGGTTGCGCGCGCCACGCGTCCACCCACGCTTGCGGCGTGGTGATTTCCCCGATCGCGCTTGACGAAATCGTGCCCGTGCAGCATCCCACCGCCGATGACAACGGTTTGGTTTCGCAATACGAACTCCACGCCATTGAAGATATGGGATTGTTGAAAATGGATTTTCTGGGGCTGAAAAACTTAACCATCATCGAAGATACTTTATCCCGGATATATATTGTGCATAAAACAAACCTTGAACTGAAATCAATCCCGATGAATGACCGCGATTCGTACGCCTTGATGGCGCGCGGCGATACCGTGGGAGTATTCCAGCTTGAATCGGCGGGGATGCAAAGATATTTGAAACAGCTCAAACCCACGCAATTTGAAGACATTATCGCCATGGTGGCGCTGTACCGCCCCGGCCCGATGCAATTCATCCCGCAATTCATCGAAGGTAAAAACGGCCTCTCAATCCCAAATTATCTGCATCCGAAACTGGAATCGATTCTCGGACCGACTTACGGCATCATTCTTTACCAGGAGCAAACAATGAGAATCGCCCAAGAATTAGCCGGATTTTCCATGGCTGAAGCCGATACGCTCCGCAAAGCGATCGGAAAAAAAATCAAGGAATTGATGATGTCGTCCAAGCAAAAATTCATTGATGGATGCCAAAAAAACAACATCTCAAAAAAAATCGCCCAAGAAATCTGGAGCTGGATCGAACCATCCGCGGATTATTCGTTCAATAAGTCGCACGCGGCCTGCTATGCCATGGTGGCCTATCAAACCGCTTATCTTAAAGCGCATTATCCCGTGGAATTTATGGCCGCTCTCATCACCTCGGAAAAAAATGATGTGGAGCGCGTGGGTTATCTGATCGGCGAATGCAAAAATATGGGAATCGAAGTGCTCGCCCCGGATATCAATGAAAGTTTTTATGGTTTCACGGTTATCCCGGGCGCGGGGAAAATCCGTTTCGGCCTGTCGGCCGTCAAGAATGTGGGCGAAAATATCGTTACCGAAATCGTTGGCAACCGCAAGGCCAACGGCCAATTTAGCGATATTTTTGATTTTGTGAAGCGAATCAATCCCAAACTGATCAACCGCAAATCGCTCGAAGCTCTGATCAAAGCCGGCGCGTTTGACAATATGGCCGAACGCAACACCCTGCTTTTCAACATTGAAAAACTGCTGGAAATCGGGCGCGAAAACGAAAAAACAAAATCCAACGGCCAACGCGACCTTTTCGGCGGTATGGGCGGCGGACAGTCAAAGGCCGCGTCCTACTCCTTGGCGGCGGCAAAAATCGCCACGGACGCGGAAAAACTCGGCTGGGAAAAAGAATTGCTGGGACTGTTTGTGACTTCGCACCCCCTGGAATCGAAAGAATACCGCGAAAAGATGGACAATAAATGCCTCAAAATCACCCGCGTCAAAGAAAATCCGGCGGCGCGGCTGGTCAAAATCGGCGGCATGATCTCAACCGTCAAAAAAATCATCACCAAGACCGGCAAACCGATGCTGTTTATGAATCTGGAGGACCTGACCGATAAAATTGAAGTGGTGGTCTTTGCCTCCGCGATGGAAAAAAATCCCGCGGCGTTCGCGGAAAGCAAAGTGGTATTCGTTTACGGCCGCGTGGACAACCGCGACGGCGAAACCAAAATCGTGGCCGACACCGTGGAAGAGGTTTTGTTAATTTAA
- a CDS encoding ribonuclease HII, which produces MKIARKNSVAKNNRLFYEKKYSRAGFEIIIGVDEAGRGPLAGPVAAGAVALLGAGGRGNLPRRLFEDVDDSKKLSARKREELFEIIVNCEKIIWAGALVWPRTIDRINIFEASKLAMARAAAGIVRKRKNCSAQKIFCLIDGNFPIKVPYPQRSVISGDAKVFSISAASIVAKVIRDRVMRGLDKKYPAYGFARHKGYPTKEHLAALRRHGLSPVHRLSFGPCAVLQRKAIIKSYN; this is translated from the coding sequence TTGAAAATCGCGCGGAAGAATTCGGTGGCAAAAAACAATCGATTGTTTTACGAAAAAAAATATTCGCGCGCCGGATTTGAAATTATTATCGGCGTCGACGAGGCGGGCCGGGGGCCGCTTGCCGGCCCGGTCGCGGCCGGCGCGGTGGCTTTGCTTGGCGCCGGCGGCCGCGGCAATTTGCCGCGCCGTTTGTTTGAAGATGTTGATGATTCAAAAAAACTTTCCGCGCGGAAACGGGAGGAGCTTTTTGAAATTATCGTTAATTGCGAAAAAATTATTTGGGCCGGCGCTCTGGTTTGGCCGCGGACAATCGACCGGATTAACATTTTCGAGGCTTCAAAGCTGGCAATGGCCCGGGCGGCCGCGGGGATTGTCCGCAAACGGAAGAATTGTTCCGCGCAAAAGATATTTTGCCTGATTGACGGCAATTTTCCGATAAAAGTTCCTTATCCGCAAAGGTCGGTTATTTCCGGCGACGCGAAAGTTTTTTCGATTTCCGCGGCCAGCATTGTGGCCAAAGTCATCCGCGACCGGGTGATGCGAGGACTGGACAAAAAATATCCGGCCTACGGATTCGCGCGGCACAAAGGCTATCCGACCAAAGAACATCTGGCGGCGTTGCGCCGGCACGGATTGTCGCCGGTTCACCGCTTGAGTTTCGGGCCTTGCGCCGTTTTGCAAAGAAAGGCTATAATAAAATCATATAATTAA
- a CDS encoding cupredoxin domain-containing protein, translating into MAIAKHNKKIDKMAMVGFAANFCAVFSLIYIVALLLVANIFGSNRAAMASLAQPIANSACSAVAGEPLAAAIPAILFPVSADNPSESVIKISIDDGGWTPKEIDLSLSSARTVEISNKGVNPHSFVIDGLGIDSGEIAPGAAKTVFLQNLSGEAAIYPFYSNISGDDKEKFSGQITIL; encoded by the coding sequence ATGGCAATCGCAAAACACAACAAAAAAATCGATAAAATGGCAATGGTTGGTTTCGCCGCCAATTTTTGCGCGGTTTTTTCGCTCATATATATTGTGGCGCTGCTGCTGGTGGCGAATATTTTCGGTTCAAACCGCGCCGCGATGGCATCGCTGGCGCAGCCAATCGCGAATTCCGCTTGTTCGGCGGTGGCGGGAGAACCGCTCGCGGCCGCGATTCCCGCGATCTTGTTCCCGGTATCGGCGGACAATCCCAGCGAGAGCGTGATTAAAATCTCGATTGATGACGGCGGATGGACGCCAAAAGAAATTGATTTGAGTCTTTCGAGCGCGCGCACCGTTGAAATTTCCAACAAAGGCGTAAATCCGCATTCATTCGTGATTGACGGGCTGGGCATTGATTCGGGCGAGATCGCGCCCGGCGCGGCCAAGACGGTATTTTTGCAAAATTTATCGGGAGAAGCGGCCATTTATCCGTTCTATTCAAATATCTCCGGCGACGATAAAGAAAAGTTCAGCGGTCAGATAACGATATTGTAA
- the rpmF gene encoding 50S ribosomal protein L32, with amino-acid sequence MGGVPKKRHTKGSRNQRRMHLFLEKPNMTVCKKCGKPVMSHIVCPACGFYKGKEVIDVLSKLDRRQRRAKEMEIAKTQAESEVAAKQTAK; translated from the coding sequence ATGGGTGGCGTACCAAAAAAGAGACATACAAAAGGAAGCCGGAACCAGCGCCGGATGCATTTATTTCTGGAAAAACCGAATATGACCGTTTGCAAAAAGTGCGGCAAGCCGGTTATGTCGCACATTGTTTGTCCGGCCTGCGGATTTTACAAGGGCAAGGAAGTGATTGATGTGCTGTCAAAACTTGACCGCCGCCAGCGTCGCGCCAAAGAAATGGAAATAGCGAAAACCCAGGCGGAGTCGGAAGTTGCGGCCAAACAAACCGCCAAATAG
- the nusB gene encoding transcription antitermination factor NusB — protein MQSLFEWDFYGKSGDLAGILQRNLDEFGPGLEEKTFASDLIAGVVGKMESLDKVIEKAAPQWPIDQISVVDRNILRLGLFELLYEDKKAVPPKVAINEAIELAKNFGGESSGKFVNGVLGTIYKEMLIANPELADANDKERAVGDVV, from the coding sequence ATGCAATCCCTTTTTGAATGGGATTTTTACGGCAAGTCGGGCGATCTGGCCGGAATCTTACAGAGAAATCTGGATGAATTCGGGCCCGGGCTGGAGGAAAAAACATTCGCTTCCGATCTTATCGCCGGAGTGGTCGGGAAAATGGAAAGCTTGGATAAAGTAATCGAAAAAGCCGCGCCGCAATGGCCGATTGATCAGATCAGCGTGGTGGATCGGAATATCTTGCGTTTGGGATTGTTCGAGCTTTTGTATGAAGATAAAAAAGCGGTGCCGCCCAAAGTGGCTATCAACGAGGCGATTGAACTGGCCAAGAATTTCGGCGGGGAAAGTTCGGGCAAGTTCGTGAACGGGGTTCTGGGCACGATCTATAAAGAAATGCTGATCGCGAATCCCGAATTGGCCGATGCGAACGATAAAGAGCGTGCCGTTGGGGATGTTGTTTAA
- the rnc gene encoding ribonuclease III: MKEFSELENKLGIFFKNKDLLTQAFIHRSYLNENPQVNLGNNERLEFLGDAVLELASTEYLYAEYPGESEGKLTSWRAALVNTKTISAAGSRIGFGDFLLLSRGEAKEEGKSRQYILANTFEAFIGSLYLDHGYAACRDFIAKYLLVELPKIIEQELYRDAKSRFQEVAQEKAKVTPTYQVLEEKGPDHAKFFLVGVYLGRELIAKGGGYSKQEAEEETAKAALEAKGWS, translated from the coding sequence ATGAAAGAATTTAGCGAACTTGAGAACAAACTGGGTATTTTTTTCAAAAATAAGGATTTGCTGACGCAGGCGTTTATTCACCGGTCATACCTTAACGAAAATCCTCAAGTTAATTTGGGGAATAACGAGCGGTTGGAATTTCTGGGCGACGCGGTGCTTGAGCTGGCGTCCACGGAATATCTTTATGCCGAATACCCCGGCGAATCCGAAGGCAAATTGACCAGTTGGCGCGCCGCGCTCGTGAACACGAAAACTATTTCGGCGGCCGGATCAAGAATCGGTTTTGGCGATTTTCTGCTTTTGTCCAGGGGCGAAGCCAAGGAAGAGGGTAAATCGCGGCAATATATTCTGGCCAACACTTTCGAAGCGTTCATCGGCAGTCTGTATCTTGATCATGGCTATGCCGCGTGCCGGGATTTTATCGCCAAATATTTGTTGGTGGAGCTTCCCAAAATTATCGAGCAGGAACTTTACCGCGACGCCAAGTCGCGCTTCCAGGAAGTCGCGCAGGAAAAGGCCAAGGTGACGCCCACTTATCAGGTTTTGGAAGAAAAAGGCCCGGATCACGCCAAATTTTTTCTGGTCGGCGTTTACTTGGGCCGCGAACTGATAGCCAAAGGCGGCGGTTATTCCAAACAAGAAGCCGAAGAAGAAACCGCCAAAGCCGCGTTGGAAGCCAAAGGCTGGAGCTGA
- a CDS encoding type II toxin-antitoxin system HicB family antitoxin — MSYKFTLITIKEGKWFVIRCAELGVVSQGKTLKEARKNIKEAVELYLEDNPDSKKYLSQKDPLISTLELEYA; from the coding sequence ATGAGTTACAAATTTACATTAATTACAATTAAAGAAGGGAAATGGTTTGTGATTCGTTGCGCGGAATTGGGAGTGGTCAGCCAAGGCAAAACTCTAAAAGAAGCGCGAAAAAACATCAAAGAAGCGGTTGAACTTTATTTGGAAGACAATCCGGATAGCAAAAAGTATTTATCCCAAAAAGATCCTTTAATTTCCACTCTTGAATTGGAATATGCCTAA
- a CDS encoding type II toxin-antitoxin system HicA family toxin: protein MPKKVFSGKVVIKILCRDFGFNFVSQKGSHVKLKRVVERKEIITIVPLHRELSYGTFKGALDLAQVEIKDFLNKI from the coding sequence ATGCCTAAAAAAGTTTTTTCGGGCAAGGTTGTGATAAAAATTTTGTGCCGCGATTTTGGTTTCAATTTTGTTTCCCAAAAGGGAAGTCATGTGAAATTGAAAAGGGTTGTTGAACGGAAAGAGATTATCACAATTGTACCGCTTCACAGAGAATTATCTTATGGAACATTCAAGGGGGCTTTGGATTTGGCGCAAGTGGAAATAAAAGATTTTTTGAACAAAATTTGA
- the rpsP gene encoding 30S ribosomal protein S16, which translates to MLTIRLHRIGKTNQPSFKIVVVDKRTSAAAGKFCEEVGSVNRVIKQIKLDKDRITYWISKGAQPSPTVNNILVSQKVIKGKKIAVHAQPKKTETAAAAAPAAAPKSAA; encoded by the coding sequence ATGTTAACCATAAGACTGCATCGTATCGGCAAGACCAACCAGCCGTCGTTTAAAATCGTGGTGGTGGACAAGCGGACATCCGCGGCCGCGGGAAAATTTTGCGAAGAGGTTGGTTCCGTCAACCGCGTTATCAAACAGATCAAGCTGGATAAAGATCGAATAACCTATTGGATTTCAAAAGGCGCCCAGCCTTCGCCGACCGTGAACAACATTCTTGTTTCGCAAAAAGTGATCAAAGGCAAAAAGATCGCGGTGCACGCCCAACCCAAGAAAACCGAAACCGCGGCGGCCGCGGCTCCGGCCGCGGCTCCAAAATCGGCCGCATAA
- a CDS encoding KH domain-containing protein, with protein MEKKTVDHEFLEFLIKSLVDHPEDVIVNRTVDEMGVLLSLKVNAEDMGQIIGRNGSTARAIRNLVRIIGLKNHARVNLKIEEPEGGRRVPHVAEGGEKPAAPDEEVDDLKF; from the coding sequence ATGGAGAAAAAAACTGTTGACCACGAATTTCTTGAATTCTTGATCAAGTCGCTGGTGGATCATCCCGAGGATGTCATTGTCAACCGCACGGTTGACGAGATGGGCGTTCTTTTGTCGCTGAAAGTGAATGCCGAAGATATGGGCCAAATTATCGGCCGCAACGGCAGCACTGCCAGAGCCATCAGGAATTTGGTCAGGATCATCGGTCTCAAAAACCACGCGCGCGTGAACCTCAAGATTGAGGAGCCCGAAGGCGGGCGGCGCGTCCCGCATGTGGCGGAAGGCGGGGAAAAACCCGCGGCGCCGGATGAGGAAGTCGATGACCTTAAGTTCTAA